Genomic segment of Chitinophaga varians:
AAGATATGTATCCCTTCCACGCAGGGCAGTATGGCCAGCTGCAGGAATGGTATAAAGACTGGGACGACCCGAAAGACAGCCACCGGCACGTCTCTCATGTGTATGGTCTCTTTCCGGGCAACTTCATCAACCCGCGCCGGGACGCAACGCTCGCCGCAGCGGCCAAACGCAGCCTGCTGCTGCGCGGTGATGGTGGCACCGGATGGTCCAAGTCCTGGAAGATCAACTGGTGGGCGCGCCTCGAAGATGGCAACCACGCCTATACGATGCTGAATAAACAACTGTTTCTCGCCGGCGGGCAGGAAGTGAGCGTAGCCGACAACAGCGGCGGCTCTTATCCCAACCTGTTCGATGCCCATCCGCCTTTTCAGATAGACGGTAACTTCGGCGTTACTTCCGGCATCACTGAAATGCTGGTACAGAGCCATGACGGCGTCGTTCACCTGCTGCCCGCCCTGCCCGACGTGTGGCCTGCCGGCAGCGTAAAGGGGTTAAAGGCACGCGGTGGTTTTGAAGTCGATATGGAATGGAAAAACGGTCAGCTCACCCATGCGGTGGTACGTTCATCACTGGGCGGTAACCTGCGCATACGCACGTCCAGCCCGGTGAAAATCAATGGCGCCGCGCTGCAGCAAGCCTCCGGTATCAACAACAATCCTTTTTATCCCCTGCCCATACCAGTAAAGACAGAAGTGAAAGATGCCTCCAAACTGGCGGAGCTGTCACTTAAAAAAGCATATGAGTATGATGTGCCTACCGTGGCCGGTAAAACCTACGACATACAATGACTTTTAGAAAAACAATATTAAGTATAGCCGTTGGCGTTATATCCACTGCTGCTGTTGCCCAGGTAAAGGGTGATGACGACGGCATCCTTGCACAGCGGGCTGCCAGCCGGGATAAAGCGGCCATCGATACCGCTGTCAACGGCTGGTGGACCGCCTCCATGAAAAACCACGACCAGCGCATCGCCTGGTGGCGCGAAGCGCGCTTCGGCTGCTTTATCCACTGGGGCGTATATTCCGTGCCAGGTGGCGAATGGAACGGTAAAAAAGTGGAAGGTTATGCCGAACACCTGATGCGCAAGGAGAAAATCAGCCGGCAGGAGTACGCGCAAAAACTGATACAGCACTTTAACCCGGTACACTTTGATGCCGATGCCTGGGTGAAAATGATCCGTGACGCAGGCATGCGTTACCTCATCATTACCGCCAAACATCACGATGGCGTGGCCATGTATCCCACCGCCATCGGTGATTACAGTATCGGCCAGTCGCCTTTTAAACAGGACCCCATGGCTGCCCTTTCTGCCGCCTGTAAGAAATATGGCATCCGTTTCGGGTTCTATTATTCCCATGCGTTTGACTGGGAACATCCGGACGCTCCCGGCAACGACTGGGATTATAATAATCCCGGCGGAGATAAAAACCTGCATGGCGGCGGCAACTGGTACGACGCACATCCGGAACTACTGCCCAAAGCGGTAAGGTATGTCAACGAAAAATCCATTCCGCAGATTCAGGAACTGCTGCGCAAATACCACCCGGACATCCTTTGGTTTGATACACCGCACAAGCTGCCGCTGAGTGAAAATATCCGTATCCTGGAAGCTATCCGCGCGGTGGATAAAAACGTGGTGGTGAACGGAAGACTGGCGCGTACCGGCAATATTTCCTTCGGTGACTATAAAAACACTTCCGACAGGCCGGCAGAGTTTTACCCTGTCACCGGCGACTGGGAGGCTATCCCCACTACCAACGAATCGTATGGGTATTCCCGTTATGACAGCAGTCACAAGCCGGTAAGCTTCTTTATCCGCCTGATGGCCAAAGCGGCAGCCAAAGGAGGCAACCTGCTGATGAATATCGGGCCGGAAGGCGACGGTACCATCGACCCGCGGGACACCGTTATTCTCCATGGCATTGGCGCCTGGATGCAACAGAACGGAGAGAGTATCTATGGCACTACTGCCACACCATTACCTGCGCAGCCCTGGGGAGAAAGTACCCGAAAAGGCAATAAGCTGTACCTGCATGTATTTCAATGGGGAAATCCCTTGTATGTGGGCGGACTGTATGGCAAAGTGGAAAACGCTTACCTGCTGGCCAGCAAACAACCTGTTAAAGTAACCCGCGTAAATCCGAAAGACCTGAGCATCGTGTTGCCGGAAACGGCACCGGACAGTATTAACAGCGTGATCGTCCTCGAGATGAAGGATATGAAAGGCGACAGTGTACGTGTACTCGATACCCGCCGTCTGACAAACGTGCTGCGGGCGTTCGATGCCACACAACACGGCAAAGACTTCTCCTTTGGTGACGGTAAAAAGGTCGCGTACTATGTACAAGGTTGGAAAAACATGGACCAGTACCTTAGCTGGAAAATACGGACTACCCGCGACGCAATATTTAGCATTGGCATCAAATACGCTACAGACCAGCCTCCCGGCAATGCTTACGAAATCCGCATCGGTAAAAATGTGATCAACGCTGAAGTGAAATCTGCCAGGAAAACGGAGATCGTAACACAGCCCCTGCAAGACATCAGGCTGCCCGCCGGGGAATATGAGATCACTATCAAGCCTAACCGGATCAGCGGGCAGGAGTTAATGAAATTATTCGAAATCACTATGCAACCAAAATGATGATCGTTATGAAAAAACAATCCCTGATATTGACGGGCTGTTTGCTGCTGGGCCAGTTACTGACCAGGGCAGGCGAAACAGACCAGTTTATAAAATCGCTGAAAGCCAGTGCTGCCACCGTTTATCAATCAGGCGGCGCAGTAGCGCCGGCTACGGTAAAGGTAGTACGTAACTGGTCCGGCGAACTGTGTGATGTACGTGTAGTCAACACCGGTAGCCAGCCAATACGGCTGAAAGAAGTGGTGCTGGGTGCTGTGGGGAAAGTGCTGGCTCCCTCTACACCCTTTTATGCAGAAGGTTTCCAGATGCTGACACAATCGGCTGGCACACTGGCGGCCCCCAGGGCCCTGGGTAACTATACCGATGAAGGCCACTATAAGATACCCAAGCCTGATGGCTACCTGGCGGTATACAACCTGTTGCGCCTGTATCCCGCAAAGGACGCACAGCTGCTGCTGGGATATACTTCCAGCAACCGTTTTGTAGGCAAGTTCTATCTGTCTGCCGATACCATCAAAGCGGTGGTGGACCTGGAAGACCTGGAACTGGCACCGGGCAGGGAGTTTAAGCTGGAAGAGCTGATGGTGCTCAGCGGTAAAGACGGCAATAACCTGCTGGACCGCTTCGCCAACCGTATCCATCATTTTCATCCGCGGCTGGAATTTAAAGCGCCGCCTACCGGCTGGTGCTCATGGTATTGTTTCGGTCCTAAAGTAACCGCACAAAATATTTACGATAATCTCGATTACATCAAAACCAATATCCCGGCGCTGAAATACATCCAGCTGGACGATGGTTATCAGCCGCATATGGGAGACTGGCTGGAAGTGGGCAACTCTTTCGGCGGCAATGTGCAGCAGGTGTTGCATACCATCCGTGATAAAGGATTTGAGCCGGCCATATGGGTGGCACCTTTTATCTGCGACAGCTATTCCACTATCTTCAAACAACATCCGGACTGGCTGGTGAAAGACAAGAGCGGTAAACCGCTACGCAGTGACCTGGTGACTTTCGGCGGTTGGCGCCTGAAACCGTGGTATGTGCTGGATGGCACACATCCCGAAGTACAGCGGCATTTTGAGCAGTTGTTCCGCACTATGCGCAATGATTGGGGCGTGACTTATTTCAAGCTCGACGCCAATTTCTGGGGCGCTATCCATGGTGGTGTTTATTACGACAAGCAGGCCACGAGGGTAGAGGCTTACCGCCGTGGTATGGAAGCGGTGCTCAAAGGCACGCGCGATGCGTTTATCCTTGGCTGTAACCATCCGCTGTGGCCTTCGCTGGGCTTGGTACACGGTTCCCGCAGCAATATGGACATCAAACGTACCTGGACGGTGTTTGAAAAATCCGGCCGTGAAAACCTGTACCGTTCCTGGCAAAATGGCCGCCTGTGGTGGAACGATCCCGACTGCCTGGTGCTGACCGGTAACATGCCTGACAATGAATTTAATTTCCATGCTGCGCTGATATATGCTACCGGCGGCATGTTGCTCAGCGGTGATGATCTTACGAAAATAACGCCGGAGCGGTTGAACATGTTGCGTAAAGCGGTGCCGCCCACCGCCAGGGCTGCGGCTTTCAGCAATACGGATTTTGAAGTGGGGGAAGTGAACACTACTACAGGAAAAAATATTATCTTCCTCAACTGGCAAACATCTCCCAAAAAACTAACGGTAAAACTGGACAAGCCCTGTGAGGTGCTGGATTACTGGACAGGGAAGAGTTACGGCCGGCATACCGGCAGCTTTACCATGGAAGTGGGCGGGCACGACGGAAAA
This window contains:
- a CDS encoding alpha-L-fucosidase produces the protein MTFRKTILSIAVGVISTAAVAQVKGDDDGILAQRAASRDKAAIDTAVNGWWTASMKNHDQRIAWWREARFGCFIHWGVYSVPGGEWNGKKVEGYAEHLMRKEKISRQEYAQKLIQHFNPVHFDADAWVKMIRDAGMRYLIITAKHHDGVAMYPTAIGDYSIGQSPFKQDPMAALSAACKKYGIRFGFYYSHAFDWEHPDAPGNDWDYNNPGGDKNLHGGGNWYDAHPELLPKAVRYVNEKSIPQIQELLRKYHPDILWFDTPHKLPLSENIRILEAIRAVDKNVVVNGRLARTGNISFGDYKNTSDRPAEFYPVTGDWEAIPTTNESYGYSRYDSSHKPVSFFIRLMAKAAAKGGNLLMNIGPEGDGTIDPRDTVILHGIGAWMQQNGESIYGTTATPLPAQPWGESTRKGNKLYLHVFQWGNPLYVGGLYGKVENAYLLASKQPVKVTRVNPKDLSIVLPETAPDSINSVIVLEMKDMKGDSVRVLDTRRLTNVLRAFDATQHGKDFSFGDGKKVAYYVQGWKNMDQYLSWKIRTTRDAIFSIGIKYATDQPPGNAYEIRIGKNVINAEVKSARKTEIVTQPLQDIRLPAGEYEITIKPNRISGQELMKLFEITMQPK
- a CDS encoding glycoside hydrolase family 36 protein; protein product: MKKQSLILTGCLLLGQLLTRAGETDQFIKSLKASAATVYQSGGAVAPATVKVVRNWSGELCDVRVVNTGSQPIRLKEVVLGAVGKVLAPSTPFYAEGFQMLTQSAGTLAAPRALGNYTDEGHYKIPKPDGYLAVYNLLRLYPAKDAQLLLGYTSSNRFVGKFYLSADTIKAVVDLEDLELAPGREFKLEELMVLSGKDGNNLLDRFANRIHHFHPRLEFKAPPTGWCSWYCFGPKVTAQNIYDNLDYIKTNIPALKYIQLDDGYQPHMGDWLEVGNSFGGNVQQVLHTIRDKGFEPAIWVAPFICDSYSTIFKQHPDWLVKDKSGKPLRSDLVTFGGWRLKPWYVLDGTHPEVQRHFEQLFRTMRNDWGVTYFKLDANFWGAIHGGVYYDKQATRVEAYRRGMEAVLKGTRDAFILGCNHPLWPSLGLVHGSRSNMDIKRTWTVFEKSGRENLYRSWQNGRLWWNDPDCLVLTGNMPDNEFNFHAALIYATGGMLLSGDDLTKITPERLNMLRKAVPPTARAAAFSNTDFEVGEVNTTTGKNIIFLNWQTSPKKLTVKLDKPCEVLDYWTGKSYGRHTGSFTMEVGGHDGKVFTIKR